The sequence AGTACTTCTGTGATCATCTGAATGTTTGTAACGCAGATATAACGATACAAAACGCTTTGTAAAGATGTTTCAAATGTAAACCGCTCtctctatttatttaaatatccaaCAGTAAACGACAGTAAACATACGAGGCGACAATACATGGTTTATCTGTGTTCAAGCCATCtctggtattttcataataataaagtatatttataatccagTGCagatcgacatagcctttattacCACACAGAACCGCACATCAGCTCACAAAATGAAGTTATATCAAACACTCGGCTGATGTTGTGGAGTAAAGTCATGTTATTAAACGTCCTCTTTTGTACAGCTCTTCTCTTTTAAGATGTTTGGGGCTTTTAACTGTACGTTATTTACAGCGCGTTCAGAGATCGAACAGCTTTTACTACTGCGattgtatacatttaataaaaataaaaaaatctacctgcctaatattttgtaataaatttggCGATTCACTTGGTTTTAGGAAGCAGCTTTTATATTCGTTGCCAAACTAACGTTGGCTGATATCATCCAGTCATTTACAATAATAGACGCAATCACGAAGAAATAATGTGCTGTACAATTTCAGTTTACAACTCGAAGTCATATGCTTTCGAATTCGTGAACACTAcacattctgtttatttattttttaatattgaataaaagCATGTAAACAAACCTTGTGTGCGCGTCTTCTAAAACTGTCCGTGTGGAAACTCTGGCTGTGCCGCTCGACGGGCCGTGCTCGCGTCTCTGACGTCATCCGGTTTACCGCGCAATCCATTGCgtcactgtctgtgtgtgtgtgtgtgtgtgtgtgtctgtgtttaaataaatcaatattccCCAAaaaagccgtggtttacagtgaagttataaaacattatttccggtccttgattctgattggtcgagACACATTCGaagctatatattatatatattatataatatatatatatataaataaatgaatatgaataaatacacatacacaaacgcATACTGAATATCTagtgttaatacatttttagacATAAAATGGACATTTATTCTGAAACATTCTGCTCTATTTGTAGGCCGCTAATTAAATAAGCATATTTGTGACATTGAAATCATGCTGAGAACATGATTATCAGGGTTCAGTGAAGTCAGCTTGCGTGCTgccttcatataaaaaaaatatagaataaaaatttCTGTATATACAAAAACAGAGGCAAAGCACtgcataaaatcatttatttaaacaatgcaTCTACCCTCTCATACAGATTGATTGACTCTCAGTCAGCTTTTGGTCATCAACCCTCAGTTTCTGTGTAACAGGTACAGCTTTGTTCAAGTTAATCACGGCACGCTCAGCATTGTACAACGGTAACATCTCAAACGATATCAAAGTTTGCTTTCACATTCCAGTTTTCTGAACTTTTTAAAATGCTGCTCCTTTTAGCGTCGCCGGTTTTCTGCATCAAACATAAACGTTTGggcattataaataattattgctAAGCCTCTAACTACCTTAACATTAGTTTAGATTAAGAAAActcttataaaaatgcataaagttgGACTATAACTGCATGCTTTGGAAGCACTGATCtaccaatatataaaatatacaaaaagaaatGTGCCGAAACTAGCATGTCATAGAGCAGGATAAATATCTTAAAAGTAGGACACGTCGAATATGTACCGCAATCTATCACTGTGTGACATACCCATACACTTACTAGCCCAAAACATTCTGTTTACTAAGgcaatgattacattaaaaactgtctagTTAAGAAACAAGGTGTTTTTCTCTCCTCTAAATACATTAATGCTTTAGCCATGGGTGAGCTTCTATTGAAGCTTTACTGCGGTCCCCATAGTCGTAAAGAAGTTCTTCTCCTTCCTGGATGTCTCTGGAGGCCACGAGGATAAGGTGAGGTATTCCAGTAATATCGTGGAGTTTGGTTTGACAATTGCCGTTTTTACTGTGGTTGATGAGCCTTCCCAATCGATCCGACTCCTTCGTAGCGTCCACACTGTCAGGGAAGGAATGTGCAAGATTTcaaaaggaacagttcagccaaaaatgaaaaatgcctgacacattattcaccctcatgccatcttAGATGTAGATGAGATGTTTAGCCTTATATCACTCagcattggatcctctgcagtgaatgggtgccgtcaggataAGAGTTCAACCAACGGTTTGgaatttaaaatgtcttgatggttttgtttcttacaaacacgctgCTTTTCtgttcacaagatgttaattgacggactggagtggtgtggattacttgatgtttttatctgacggcactcattcactgcagaggatccattggtgagcaactgatataatttaacatttctacaaatctgttcccatgaagaaacaaactcaactacatcttgAAAGGCCTGAGTGTGAGaagtaagttttaatttttaaatctctAGGACAGCTTACTACAGCTTCCTTTGAATAATTCTATAAATACTAGATGAAAGAAAAGTGCACTGTAAAAGATGTTTGtaaatttaatgataaaataacactAACTGCTTAACAGTAAGTTTTCTtactatatacaataaaaaaataaatctaatggGACTTTATGTAGTTTTACAGCAAAATACTGTTACtgttttggaagtaaaaaaaaaacaagttatctTATTGACAGTGAAAACCAtaaactgacattcccagaatgTCCTGCAAGAcactttacatttattgttttttccccATCAGTTCTGTACATTAGGGTTTCATCACACTGTATGTTGTTACATGactgtttattgcattattttagtgtcatgtgtgttaccatgatgatgttttgtatttgtatgacACCTTCACCTTCTTTAGTATTtatatcagcttgtggaaaagctattTGTGATGAGAGAGTGACAATGAATcaaagttcatttttttaatgctggttgtcagtttattttaaaggtacaAAATAGCCTTTACTAAGTTAAGTTGGtcatcattattttttgtaaatttaggtTTGACATGTAAAATCTAATGTtgcttctgtattttttaaatgcatttattttttattaaagctgcTTCACCACCCCCCCTCACAGTGGGTGTGGTACCTACCAATATGTTTTGCTGAGATACTGGAAGTAATACATGTAGCAGCCAGTGGTTGGATCTTGTGCGTATAAAGCCTCCCTTTTTTTGGCGTCCGATATCTGCAGCAGATCTCCATGATACTCCACTACATACTGGCCTTTCTGGAACTTCTGTGTGGCGAAAACTCCCCTGCCCTTTCCTTCAATGTATCTGACCTGTCAAGAGCAACATGAAGCTACGCTTGTGtccatcctgcagagtttaacatAAAACTGAATTCATCACATCTAAAATTACCATCATTCCATTCTCAATCCCGTTTGTGATCAGCATGTCTATGTGCCTCTTCTCTTCACACTGGCGACAGAAAACATGcatatgcattaatattataaCTTTGGCTGATGCAACgcctatgaaaaacaaaatctgagCACTACCTTCAGTTCACTTTTGCTTTTTCTGGAGCTTCTTCTGATGGGGTAATAATCTGTAACCTTTCGGTTTTGAAGGCTATTGGTATCAGTACTACAAGACAAACATTGCTTAGTAATACAAGAATGtcaagaaagaagaagaaaatgttcATAATACAGTCATTTTATAAACtgtagacattaataataatgattgtttttttttatttattttttgatttagtttttttttttttgtttgtttttttttttttttgttttaattaatttttttgttgttgttgtttttattagtttttgtaattttgtatttcttttaaacatgggtatatagttttttttttgtggttttagtacttaaactaaacaaatataagaaatagaaacaaaaaataaaatggctaaaataaaagtaaattttacattttatttcagttagtctgtttatgttttagttaatgataatgatGGATAAATATAGTTTcgtaaaataaaattgataaagcAATctttccaaaattaaaattctataaattaaataatcaatttaaaaagctGGACGAGAAAGTTGCTCATCTAGTAGCtgaacaaaatggaaaaaaatacctttaatttttaggcaaaaatgttttgattgagATTCAAAGACAACACTGACTTACATTCTCTTTGCAGATTTCTTCACTTTAACTTTGCGACAGGCTCGTTTCCTCTGACTGGGGGAAGTGATGTCACTGCTGGTGTGGATGTATGATGCAGTGCAGTGCAGCTGATGCGTCTGCTCCTCGGCTCTGTGCACAGAGTGCTGCAGCTCTTCATTCACAGCCATTTTTGGGAGAATGAACCCACCATTTACAGTACTGCCTCTCCTGGCTGCAATACACACAAATCAAAGACTTGAGTGAACCTGACCAACGTCAAGAGACAGATCATGCACTTATTTCCTCCTTCCTTACAATCTCCATTCTTCTGTGGCTCATTTTGCGTGCAGAATAATCGTGAAGTTTTCCCGTCCTGGATGAGCTTGACGGAGATGGCTTCATGATGCTGTGATTTGGAGCCGCTGTGCTGTAAGAGATGGTGAAACGGAGAGCGTCCGTTGCATATGACGTCCT is a genomic window of Cyprinus carpio isolate SPL01 chromosome B10, ASM1834038v1, whole genome shotgun sequence containing:
- the kmt5aa gene encoding N-lysine methyltransferase KMT5A-A; this encodes MNGDVICNGRSPFHHLLQHSGSKSQHHEAISVKLIQDGKTSRLFCTQNEPQKNGDSRRGSTVNGGFILPKMAVNEELQHSVHRAEEQTHQLHCTASYIHTSSDITSPSQRKRACRKVKVKKSAKRITDTNSLQNRKVTDYYPIRRSSRKSKSELKCEEKRHIDMLITNGIENGMMVRYIEGKGRGVFATQKFQKGQYVVEYHGDLLQISDAKKREALYAQDPTTGCYMYYFQYLSKTYCVDATKESDRLGRLINHSKNGNCQTKLHDITGIPHLILVASRDIQEGEELLYDYGDRSKASIEAHPWLKH